One genomic window of Arvicola amphibius chromosome 4, mArvAmp1.2, whole genome shotgun sequence includes the following:
- the LOC119812842 gene encoding T-cell-specific guanine nucleotide triphosphate-binding protein 2-like, producing the protein MAWASSIKAFFNNFKRESQILSEEAITSIKSHIESNNLQEALSVINNALKDIENAPLNIAVTGETGTGKSTFINAMRGVGQEDEGAAATGVTETTMKRTPYPHPKLPQVTLWDLPGIGSTSFTPENYLKEMNFREYDFFIIISASRFKENDGQLAKAIAKTKMNFYFVRTKIDSELYSEKKSKPKSFNSENVLMKIREDCSQQLKEVFSGEPQIFLVSNFETSKHDFPKLESQLLCDLPAHKRQVFTVSLRSVTEDTINLKRDFLKQKVFLEALKDGALAAIPFVGVIRDELEDLDETFNLFRSYFGLDDASLEKIADDFNISVNKMKAHLRFPHLFAENDDVSFGTKLRNYIERVSLAIGGPDVALYYFKKSYYLQNLFIDTAANDAIALLNKEDLFEKKVEPYISKPPKFWE; encoded by the coding sequence ATGGCTTGGGCCTCCAGCATTAAAGcattctttaataattttaaaagggaaagcCAAATCCTCTCTGAGGAAGCCATCACCTCAATTAAATCCCACATCGAGAGCAATAACCTCCAGGAAGCACTTTCTGTAATCAACAATGCACTGAAAGACATCGAGAATGCCCCCCTGAACATTGCTGTGACAGgggagacagggacagggaaGTCCACGTTCATCAATGCCATGagaggggtggggcaggaagaCGAAGGTGCAGCTGCCACTGGGGTGACAGAGACAACCATGAAGAGAACTCCATACCCACACCCAAAGCTTCCCCAGGTGACACTATGGGATCTGCCTGGCATTGGATCTACTTCCTTCACACCAGAAAACTacctaaaagaaatgaattttcgTGAGTATGACTTCTTCATTATCATCTCAGCTTCACGCTTCAAAGAAAATGATGGCCAGCTAGCCAAAGCCATCGCTAAGACAAAGATGAATTTCTACTTTGTTCGAACCAAGATAGATAGTGAATTATATAgtgaaaagaaaagtaaacccAAGAGTTTCAATTCGGAGAATGTCCTAATGAAAATCCGGGAAGACTGTTCACAGCAACTCAAGGAGGTTTTCTCAGGTGAGCCTCAAATCTTCTTAGTCTCTAACTTTGAAACGTCTAAGCATGACTTCCCAAAACTGGAAAGCCAGCTCCTATGTGATCTCCCAGCCCACAAGCGTCAAGTCTTCACAGTGTCCTTGAGAAGTGTTACTGAGGACACCATTAACCTCAAGAGAGATTTCCTGAAGCAGAAAGTCTTCCTAGAGGCTCTGAAGGATGGAGCATTGGCCGCCATTCCATTTGTTGGTGTGATTAGGGATGAGTTAGAGGATCTAGATGAAACATTCAATCTCTTTAGGTCTTACTTTGGACTGGATGATGCCTCATTGGAAAAGATTGCTGATGATTTTAACATATCTGTGAATAAAATGAAGGCACACCTTCGGTTTCCCCATTTGTTTGCAGAAAATGATGATGTGTCCTTCGGAACAAAACTACGGAATTATATTGAACGTGTTTCCTTAGCTATTGGTGGACCAGATGTTGCTCTTTATTACTTCAAGAAGTCTTACTATCTGCAGAATCTCTTTATTGATACTGCAGCAAATGATGCCATAGCTCTTCTTAATAAGGAAGATCTTTTTGAAAAGAAGGTGGAACCATATATATCTAAGCCCCCAAAATTCTGGGAATGA